One Ananas comosus cultivar F153 linkage group 1, ASM154086v1, whole genome shotgun sequence DNA window includes the following coding sequences:
- the LOC109719612 gene encoding uncharacterized protein LOC109719612 isoform X3: MLHTMKWMLPLLALLYFSAVSESQASKIGPPLLKSATFLSPPFFLRPGSVSNKYYFDIPFPKGHIALKSFDAEVVDENGVPVPLHETYLHHWVLERYYGRREYGDLDLSKIILVRNSGICNHTLGQYYGLGSETRRTSTWVPDPYGIEVGKPEEIPLGYEESWLLNIHAIDTRGVEDRLGCTECKCSLYNVTKDEYGHPIADNYIGGLYCCYDETQCRVKEGVEGVTRKLFLKYTVMWVDWDVSVVPVKIYIFDVTDTGEATSDPRRSSCKVEYEVPACSLEDKANGECVHTKTAARLVMPRGGHIVYGVSHQHSGGLGSALYGEDGRLLCTSNPTYGEGEEAGNEANYIIGMSTCYPKPGSVKVSDGEALTFVSNYSSTQLHTGVMGLFYILVAEMPPPPPPKIPIFLTFPTSWGFEVSKSTWALLLAAAALALIIGISYYRKRDTSAGYQSLVIS; this comes from the exons TTCTTTCTCCGACCTGGGTCTGTCTCAAACAAGTACTACTTCGACATCCCGTTTCCGAAAGGTCACATAGCTCTCAAGAGTTTCGATGCCGAAGTAGTCGACGAAAACGGCGTACCAGTCCCCCTTCACGAGACTTACTTGCATCATTGGGTGTTAGAGAGATACTATGGCCGAAGAGAGTATGGCGACCTCGACCTTTCAAAGATTATACTAGTGAGAAACTCCGGAATTTGCAATCACACACTAGGCCAGTACTATGGACTCGGTTCGGAAACACGAAGAACTAGTACATGGGTTCCCGACCCCTACGGTATAGAAGTCGGAAAACCTGAAGAAATTCCACTTGGTTACGAGGAAAGCTGGCTACTTAACATCCACGCGATTGATACGCGAGGAGTTGAGGACCGATTGGGGTGCACCGAGTGCAAGTGTAGCCTCTACAATGTGACAAAGGATGAGTATGGTCACCCGATCGCGGATAATTATATCGGAGGACTATATTGTTGCTATGATGAGACTCAGTGTAGGGTGAAAGAAGGCGTCGAGGGTGTTACAAGGAAGCTCTTTTTGAAGTATACAGTGATGTGGGTCGATTGGGATGTTAGTGTTGTGCCAGTGAAGATTTATATATTCGACGTCACTGATACCGGAGAGGCGACGAGCGATCCGCGCCGCAGTAGTTGCAAG GTGGAATATGAAGTTCCGGCTTGTAGTCTCGAAGACAAAGCCAATGGTGAGTGTGTTCATACGAAAACTGCTGCGCGGTTGGTCATGCCCCGCGGAGGTCACATAGTGTACGGCGTCTCTCATCAGCACTCGGGTGGTCTCGGTTCTGCTTTGTATGGCGAG GACGGTCGGCTCCTATGCACGTCGAATCCAACTTACGGGGAAGGAGAGGAAGCCGGAAACGAGGCCAACTACATTATAGGGATGTCCACCTGCTATCCAAAGCCAGGCTCTGTGAAAGTTTCCGACGGAGAAGCTCTGACCTTTGTTTCCAATTACAGCAGCACCCAATTGCATACTGGAGTAATGGGTCTCTTCTATATACTCGTAGCCGAGAtgccgcccccgcccccgccgaaGATTCCAATCTTCCTTACATTTCCAACTTCAT GGGGTTTCGAGGTGTCGAAGAGTACTTGGGCACTTCTTCTTGCTGCGGCAGCTCTAGCTCTCATCATTGGAATCAGTTATTATAGAAAGAGAGATACTAGTGCAGGATACCAATCCTTGGTGATATCTTAG